A window of Rubricoccus marinus contains these coding sequences:
- a CDS encoding ComEA family DNA-binding protein, which produces MAPVSSEDRWRQRLGLATVLLAFLALAPEAWAQDPVPDTTSVPQDGVVDELEALLEDESAGDPTVLLELLQDLRENPLDINTATVSELAQIPAFDGLLAAAIVRQRTATGAFRSLPEIQSVEGLTSDVFLEARPYLTIGQTLDVSAAAAPRFPTPPRLRTVVRGLEPRLTQRVQRRLDVASGFQGPDSTRAYPGSRDRIYTRIQANYRRQVSLNLTLEKDPGEQFRWDPETQTYGYDYASAHLAILDAGRIDALVIGDFVAEYGQGLTLWRAAGFGKGPDAVGGPIRNGRGIRPYGSVDENQFFRGVGLSVALTPRLYASGFASRRRLDATVFSLDSLDLTDPDIPPEALQGGLVSGLGIDGLHRTESEIARKDALGETIVGGGTEYRVTTSRVEGRIGVVGYAARFDAPLAAGERPDDRFDFAGQDAAMVSIYADAKTRAGQAFTEVARAPGGAVGGLGGLLADLGGGTDLLVVGRHYPRSFTTLHGYPFGERNGIGQNETGLYTGLRVKPSSTWTISTYLDQYRFPWLRFSTPRPTRGYEALLFVEHRPRRWIRLYMQARTETRERDLDFVGGVPTTILEGVAPETRQTLRVQGEWAANRELRFRTRAEVVRFAPRASGEPTETGGLLFNDVRWQIRDGLRLDARLTLFSTDGFASRLYTYENDLTGVFAVPVLYGQGARAYTLLTLEPTDGIQIQGKIGTSLFRDRRSIGSGNNLVDGNRATDVGLQIRARL; this is translated from the coding sequence ATGGCGCCTGTCTCCTCTGAAGACCGCTGGCGCCAGAGGCTCGGTCTCGCGACCGTGCTCCTCGCGTTCCTGGCTCTCGCGCCAGAGGCCTGGGCGCAGGACCCCGTGCCGGATACGACCTCGGTCCCGCAGGACGGCGTGGTGGATGAACTGGAGGCGTTGCTGGAGGACGAGTCGGCGGGGGACCCGACCGTGCTTCTTGAACTGCTCCAGGACCTCCGCGAGAACCCGCTCGACATCAACACGGCGACGGTCTCCGAACTCGCGCAGATCCCCGCGTTCGATGGGCTCCTGGCGGCGGCGATCGTGCGCCAGAGGACGGCGACGGGCGCCTTCCGCTCGCTCCCGGAGATCCAGAGCGTGGAGGGGCTCACGTCCGATGTCTTTCTAGAGGCGCGGCCGTACCTCACGATTGGCCAGACGTTGGACGTAAGCGCCGCCGCGGCGCCGCGCTTTCCAACGCCGCCACGACTTCGAACGGTTGTGCGCGGCTTGGAGCCACGGCTGACGCAGCGCGTGCAGCGCCGCCTGGATGTGGCCTCGGGCTTCCAGGGTCCGGATTCGACGCGGGCCTATCCCGGCTCGCGAGACCGGATCTACACCCGCATCCAGGCCAACTATCGGCGCCAGGTGAGCCTGAACCTCACGCTCGAAAAAGACCCCGGCGAGCAGTTCCGCTGGGACCCCGAGACGCAGACCTACGGCTACGATTACGCCTCCGCACACCTCGCGATTCTGGATGCCGGGCGCATCGACGCGCTCGTGATTGGCGATTTCGTGGCGGAGTACGGGCAAGGCTTGACGCTGTGGCGCGCAGCGGGCTTCGGGAAGGGCCCGGACGCAGTGGGCGGGCCGATCCGCAACGGCCGCGGGATTCGGCCCTATGGTTCCGTCGATGAAAACCAGTTCTTCCGTGGCGTCGGCCTGAGCGTGGCGCTTACGCCGCGGCTCTACGCCAGCGGCTTCGCCTCCCGGCGGCGCTTGGACGCGACGGTCTTCAGCCTGGACTCGCTTGATCTCACCGACCCGGACATCCCGCCAGAGGCGCTTCAGGGCGGCCTCGTGAGCGGCCTCGGCATTGACGGGCTGCACCGGACGGAAAGCGAGATCGCGCGGAAGGACGCACTTGGCGAGACGATCGTCGGCGGCGGAACGGAGTACCGTGTGACCACCTCGCGCGTGGAAGGCCGCATCGGCGTCGTCGGCTACGCCGCACGGTTCGACGCGCCTCTGGCGGCGGGCGAGCGCCCGGACGACCGCTTCGACTTCGCGGGACAAGACGCCGCGATGGTCTCGATCTACGCCGACGCGAAAACGCGTGCGGGTCAAGCCTTTACCGAAGTCGCGCGGGCACCGGGCGGTGCCGTCGGTGGGCTGGGCGGGCTCCTGGCGGACCTGGGCGGCGGGACGGACCTGCTCGTGGTCGGCCGGCACTACCCGCGCAGCTTTACAACGCTCCACGGCTACCCGTTCGGCGAGCGCAACGGGATCGGGCAGAACGAGACCGGGCTGTACACCGGCCTCCGCGTCAAACCCTCCAGCACGTGGACCATTTCCACATATCTGGACCAGTACCGCTTCCCCTGGCTCCGCTTTTCCACGCCGCGTCCTACGCGTGGGTACGAAGCGCTCCTGTTTGTGGAGCATCGCCCGCGCCGCTGGATCCGTCTGTACATGCAGGCGCGGACCGAGACGCGTGAGCGCGATCTCGACTTTGTAGGCGGCGTCCCGACGACGATCCTCGAAGGCGTCGCGCCCGAGACGCGCCAGACCCTCCGCGTGCAGGGCGAGTGGGCCGCCAACCGCGAGCTCCGCTTCCGCACGCGCGCTGAGGTGGTCCGCTTCGCGCCGCGAGCCTCTGGCGAGCCGACCGAAACCGGTGGGCTCCTGTTCAACGATGTGCGCTGGCAGATCCGCGACGGCCTTCGCTTGGACGCCCGCCTCACGCTGTTCTCGACCGACGGCTTCGCCTCGCGGCTGTACACCTACGAGAACGACCTGACAGGCGTCTTCGCTGTCCCCGTCCTCTACGGGCAGGGCGCCCGCGCCTACACGCTGCTGACGCTGGAGCCGACCGACGGCATCCAGATCCAGGGCAAGATCGGGACGAGCCTGTTCCGCGACCGCCGCAGCATCGGCTCGGGCAACAACCTGGTGGACGGCAACCGCGCGACGGACGTGGGCCTCCAGATCCGCGCACGGCTCTAA
- a CDS encoding two-component regulator propeller domain-containing protein — translation MSLRYAVSSGLLMRLRLAFTLLLACLAGGSSVAQTWQAYPAYRDVRAVAASGDAIWAATPAGIFAVSTADGAFERYTTVDGITGGQVRALAVDENGRVWAGYADGTLDRIDPASGEVRTFFDIQRADQYTSRGVNRIRPRGQTLLIGTDFGLVIWDLARDEVRQTASRLGSLDAATPVNDVIVAPAANASGDAYWLATDEGIVSAPLATSNLQIPSAWTIEDGFRNEAYSLVAYDGTVWAGGRPGGPFGDLYRRAASGEWQRQLFVDQTLSDLVVVDGTLAVLDQGSSRTFLVRPGAPLRTFNASPEAIRHQSLALGPDGRLWVGDAGVGLFQYPPLPSSDGTLVVSPDPRLPSGPFTNSIVSVDVGRNGRIWTASGTAAVGVSGAAAVNWFEDGMWTTLRTDETALPSTSFKRIVTRSEGGALAGTDGLGLAVISEDGDVTVFDRSNSTLLGATGAQNFLVISDMIREGDRWWIVNKSSPLPLHSFPGTADATRADWNGLPPPPGGPSGIGADAIELDNFGQKWLAMGPQGLMVWDTGSDPLSPADDRGRVFTTGFNGQGLPNGNVTSLVRDLEGRIWIGTRRGLAVIFSPGSAFGADNALAEPVWPTTGDGEGLDYLLRDADIKDLALDPAGRIWVSTTTGAFLLTPEGDGIQLRLGADGTPLPTDDIIDIEVDASTGLVYIVTANGLYSYKGDATGPDLDSEALRLSPNPYRPSEHARVTIAGINAPTSRVRVLTLDGRVVYESDSVFGGSFQWDGRDARTGDLVPSGVYIVAASGVNGEGTLYGKVAVLR, via the coding sequence TTGAGCCTTCGCTACGCCGTCTCCTCCGGTTTGCTCATGCGGCTCCGCCTCGCGTTCACTCTTCTGCTGGCTTGTCTCGCCGGCGGTTCCTCCGTTGCCCAGACGTGGCAGGCTTACCCCGCCTACCGCGACGTTCGGGCGGTCGCGGCCTCTGGCGACGCCATCTGGGCCGCAACCCCGGCCGGCATCTTCGCCGTCTCTACCGCCGATGGCGCCTTCGAGCGGTACACGACCGTCGACGGCATCACGGGCGGTCAGGTCCGCGCCCTTGCTGTCGATGAGAACGGCCGCGTGTGGGCCGGCTACGCCGATGGCACGCTGGACCGCATTGACCCGGCCTCTGGCGAGGTGCGGACGTTTTTCGACATTCAGCGCGCCGATCAGTACACGAGCCGGGGCGTCAACCGCATCCGCCCCCGAGGCCAAACGCTCCTGATCGGGACCGACTTCGGGCTCGTGATCTGGGACCTCGCGCGCGACGAAGTGCGCCAGACCGCCTCGCGACTGGGCAGCTTGGACGCGGCGACGCCTGTCAACGATGTGATCGTGGCGCCAGCGGCCAATGCCAGCGGCGACGCTTACTGGCTCGCGACGGACGAGGGCATCGTAAGCGCGCCTCTGGCGACCTCCAACCTCCAGATCCCATCAGCGTGGACGATAGAGGACGGGTTTAGAAACGAAGCCTACTCGCTCGTCGCATACGACGGCACGGTCTGGGCCGGGGGGCGGCCGGGTGGTCCGTTCGGGGATCTCTACCGGCGCGCAGCCTCTGGCGAGTGGCAGCGCCAACTCTTCGTGGACCAGACCCTTTCCGATCTCGTCGTCGTGGACGGCACGCTTGCGGTCCTGGATCAAGGCTCGTCTCGCACGTTCCTCGTGCGGCCCGGAGCACCGCTCCGCACCTTCAACGCTTCGCCAGAGGCCATTCGGCATCAATCCCTGGCGCTTGGACCGGACGGGCGCCTGTGGGTCGGAGATGCCGGGGTCGGGCTGTTCCAGTACCCCCCGCTCCCCTCTTCCGACGGGACGCTCGTGGTGTCTCCCGATCCGAGGCTTCCGAGCGGTCCGTTTACGAACAGCATCGTCAGCGTCGATGTCGGCCGCAATGGCCGCATCTGGACAGCGTCGGGTACGGCCGCCGTTGGCGTCTCCGGCGCCGCCGCCGTCAACTGGTTTGAGGATGGCATGTGGACCACACTGCGCACGGACGAGACGGCGCTTCCCAGCACCTCATTTAAGCGGATCGTCACCCGATCAGAAGGAGGCGCGCTCGCCGGGACCGATGGCCTCGGACTCGCTGTGATTAGTGAGGACGGCGACGTAACGGTTTTCGACCGCAGCAACTCCACCCTGTTGGGCGCGACGGGCGCCCAGAACTTCCTCGTCATCTCGGACATGATCCGCGAAGGAGACCGCTGGTGGATCGTCAACAAGAGCAGCCCGCTCCCGCTCCACTCCTTCCCGGGCACCGCTGACGCGACGCGAGCCGATTGGAACGGCCTTCCCCCGCCGCCCGGCGGCCCCTCGGGCATCGGCGCCGATGCTATCGAGTTGGACAACTTCGGGCAGAAGTGGCTCGCGATGGGCCCGCAGGGGCTCATGGTGTGGGACACCGGCAGCGATCCGCTGAGCCCGGCCGACGACCGCGGCCGCGTGTTCACGACAGGCTTTAACGGCCAGGGCCTGCCCAACGGGAACGTGACCTCGCTCGTTCGGGATTTGGAAGGGCGGATATGGATCGGCACGCGCCGCGGGCTCGCCGTCATCTTCTCGCCAGGCTCCGCGTTCGGCGCAGACAACGCCCTCGCCGAGCCCGTCTGGCCCACTACCGGAGACGGCGAGGGCCTGGATTACCTCTTGCGCGACGCCGACATCAAAGACCTCGCGCTGGACCCTGCCGGCCGCATCTGGGTGTCCACCACGACGGGCGCATTCTTGCTCACGCCAGAGGGCGACGGCATCCAACTCCGCCTCGGCGCTGACGGCACCCCGCTCCCTACGGATGACATCATTGACATTGAGGTGGACGCCAGCACCGGCCTCGTGTACATCGTGACCGCGAACGGGCTCTACTCCTACAAGGGGGACGCGACGGGACCGGATCTCGATTCCGAAGCGCTCCGCCTCTCGCCGAACCCGTACCGCCCGTCCGAGCACGCCCGCGTGACCATCGCGGGCATCAACGCACCCACAAGCCGCGTCCGCGTGCTCACCCTGGACGGACGCGTGGTGTACGAAAGCGACAGCGTGTTCGGCGGCTCGTTTCAATGGGACGGCCGCGACGCGCGCACCGGCGACCTCGTGCCGTCGGGCGTGTATATCGTTGCCGCCTCTGGCGTCAACGGCGAAGGGACGCTGTACGGCAAGGTGGCCGTGCTCCGCTAG
- a CDS encoding DUF4835 family protein, with protein MRRIVPLLFALLFAGASHAQELNCTVRVDRSQLNGDEFAFLDELQEDVSRYINNRAWTQDVFQDRERIDCSMQIILNEADGLSIFNGEIVVRASRPIYGSAQPTQLVLISDNDWAFTYTRGQSLVFDPERYDSFTSVLDFYTFLILGYDYDSFASLGGTPHFEQARRIAERARSNAGAQGWGNEFGEERSRYDLIRELLDPAFLPLRRAHFTYHFEVLDQFLLGPEDAWDRATGVLEELHELFLQFNTRRYATDVFFTAKYQELAALLREAPQRSEAYAFLSEMDPAHLSEYDKLVSGR; from the coding sequence GTGCGTCGAATCGTCCCGCTTCTGTTCGCCCTTCTGTTCGCCGGAGCGAGCCATGCCCAAGAGCTGAACTGCACCGTCCGCGTGGACCGCAGCCAGCTCAACGGCGACGAGTTCGCCTTTCTAGACGAGCTCCAGGAGGACGTCTCGCGGTACATCAACAACCGCGCGTGGACACAGGACGTCTTTCAGGACCGTGAGAGGATCGACTGCTCGATGCAGATCATCCTCAACGAGGCCGACGGGCTGAGCATCTTCAACGGCGAGATTGTTGTCCGCGCCTCGCGGCCCATCTACGGCTCCGCGCAGCCCACCCAGCTTGTCCTGATCAGCGACAACGACTGGGCGTTTACCTACACCCGCGGCCAGAGCCTCGTTTTCGACCCGGAGCGGTACGACTCGTTTACGTCGGTCCTGGACTTCTACACGTTCCTGATCCTCGGATACGACTACGACTCGTTCGCGAGTCTGGGTGGCACGCCGCACTTCGAGCAGGCCCGGCGCATCGCCGAGCGGGCGCGCTCCAACGCCGGCGCGCAGGGGTGGGGCAACGAGTTCGGCGAGGAACGGTCGCGCTACGACCTCATCCGCGAGCTTCTCGACCCGGCCTTTCTCCCGCTCCGCCGCGCGCACTTCACCTACCATTTCGAAGTGCTGGACCAGTTCCTGCTTGGTCCCGAAGACGCCTGGGACCGCGCCACTGGCGTTCTAGAGGAGCTCCACGAGCTGTTCCTCCAGTTCAACACGCGGCGCTACGCGACGGATGTCTTCTTTACGGCGAAGTACCAAGAGCTCGCCGCGCTCCTGCGCGAGGCACCCCAGCGCAGCGAGGCCTACGCCTTCCTCAGCGAGATGGACCCGGCCCACCTCTCCGAGTACGACAAGCTCGTGAGCGGTCGCTAG
- the ribH gene encoding 6,7-dimethyl-8-ribityllumazine synthase, with amino-acid sequence MQFEGSLVAPDGSRFAIVASRFNDAIVRRLVDGAQEALVRHGADADLIDTAWAPGAFELPLVANRLAATGRYDAILCLGAVIRGATAHFEYVSGPVASGCARVMMDTGVPVMFGVLTVDTLDQAWERAGTKAGNKGAEAAAGAIEMVHLLRSIDASEGQPS; translated from the coding sequence ATGCAGTTCGAAGGCTCCCTCGTCGCCCCCGACGGCTCCCGCTTCGCCATCGTCGCCAGCCGGTTTAACGACGCCATCGTCCGGCGACTCGTCGATGGCGCGCAAGAGGCCCTGGTCCGCCACGGTGCGGATGCGGACCTCATCGACACCGCGTGGGCGCCCGGCGCGTTCGAGCTCCCGCTCGTCGCCAATCGGCTCGCTGCCACCGGCCGCTACGACGCCATCCTTTGCCTCGGCGCTGTTATTCGCGGCGCGACGGCTCACTTCGAGTACGTCTCGGGACCCGTCGCTAGCGGTTGCGCGCGCGTGATGATGGACACAGGCGTCCCCGTGATGTTCGGCGTGCTGACTGTGGACACGCTGGATCAAGCGTGGGAGCGTGCGGGCACCAAGGCCGGAAACAAAGGCGCCGAAGCCGCCGCTGGCGCCATCGAGATGGTGCACCTGCTCCGTTCCATCGACGCGTCCGAGGGCCAGCCCTCCTAG
- a CDS encoding HD family phosphohydrolase, translating to MGIQDRLGLGPKPGRRRSGALKIEKRPSDDDAQRLTRQAVLWRAALLLGLGVLALLAFPRISVYDGTARVGEVWTRDDVVAPFDFAVRLPEEELEAQRDSVARAEPPIFVERVNALDNTLAKIDSLDARLDSTFAAYVRWRTVRTSGGPDLAAQTDSLRYLALRADLGGGLTNQQLDWLVSSAYAHARGQEAGLPLDDRLLGEAGRLSRELLTRGVLDVPRDDVLASTLVVRNVDPAVRTESEVPLAEVVGKLQAFALAQSSLRAVAPGRPDTVDIGMTFFRRTFEPNYIYQAEATERRRAERLSEVQPNRGQVRENTRIIRTGDVVTDAQYEQLRSLNIAQRARTGDRSFPRTVIGRILLVFAALSLFFLYLYLLRESIFDDLRQMILVALLIGFVLVGFWIAGVVGLSAAPFAVPVALVSILMAIVYDSRVAAFATLSLGLLAGLIFGGNFEIAFATIFAGLLGVFSVRDVKNRTQLLASGGVVFLAYALVIFAYALLRADPFGDRLVYELLAAGINAVLLLLVWPILVGIERGFSVTTDITLLELSDTNRPVLKELSMRAPGTFNHSLQVANLAEAAADAIGANALRTRVGAIYHDIGKMLKPEYFIENQQPGENPHEKLKPSMSAIVIAAHVKDGLELGRENKLPKVVLDFIGTHHGTGLIEYFYRKAKEAAGDDADQVKEAEFRYPGPRPQTNEQAIVMLADSVEAASRSLQKPNPRRLRSLVEAIFASRVADGQLDDTDLTFSDLAKIRETFHTLLCGIYHFRVKYPGQESEDESAPPPDPDKAPPQEAGLDVSVPDDAPLPTAPPEAEGLGKQPMS from the coding sequence GTGGGAATCCAAGACCGCCTCGGGCTGGGCCCCAAGCCCGGCCGCCGCCGCAGCGGTGCCCTCAAGATCGAGAAGCGCCCGTCCGACGACGACGCGCAACGCCTGACGCGCCAGGCCGTCCTCTGGCGGGCGGCGCTGCTGCTCGGCCTCGGCGTGCTCGCCCTGCTGGCGTTCCCCCGGATCTCCGTCTACGACGGCACGGCCCGCGTCGGCGAAGTCTGGACGCGCGACGACGTTGTCGCCCCGTTCGACTTCGCGGTGCGCTTGCCGGAAGAGGAACTGGAGGCCCAGCGCGATTCCGTCGCACGGGCGGAGCCGCCGATCTTCGTCGAGCGCGTGAACGCGTTGGACAACACCCTCGCGAAGATCGATTCCCTGGACGCGCGGCTGGACTCCACGTTTGCCGCCTACGTCCGCTGGCGCACCGTGCGCACCTCTGGCGGACCGGACCTGGCGGCTCAGACGGATAGCCTGCGCTACCTCGCGCTCCGTGCGGACCTGGGTGGCGGCCTCACCAACCAGCAACTTGATTGGCTGGTAAGCAGCGCGTACGCCCACGCCAGAGGCCAGGAAGCGGGTCTGCCGCTGGATGACCGCCTACTAGGGGAGGCCGGGCGGCTCAGCCGCGAGCTCCTCACCCGCGGCGTGCTGGACGTGCCGCGCGACGACGTTCTGGCGAGCACCCTCGTGGTCCGCAACGTGGACCCGGCCGTGCGGACCGAGAGCGAGGTACCGCTCGCCGAGGTGGTCGGCAAGCTCCAGGCATTTGCGCTCGCGCAGAGCTCGCTTCGCGCTGTTGCGCCCGGGCGGCCGGATACGGTGGACATCGGGATGACCTTTTTCCGCCGCACGTTCGAGCCCAACTACATCTACCAGGCCGAGGCCACGGAGCGCCGGCGGGCGGAGCGCTTGAGCGAAGTGCAGCCCAACCGGGGGCAGGTGCGAGAAAACACCCGCATCATCCGCACCGGCGACGTGGTGACAGACGCGCAGTACGAGCAGCTCCGCTCGCTCAACATCGCGCAACGCGCCCGCACCGGGGATCGGAGCTTCCCTAGAACGGTCATCGGCAGGATCCTGCTCGTGTTCGCCGCGCTCTCGCTGTTCTTCCTCTACCTCTACCTCTTGCGCGAGAGCATCTTCGACGACCTGCGTCAGATGATCCTCGTCGCGCTGCTGATCGGGTTCGTGCTTGTCGGCTTCTGGATCGCGGGCGTGGTGGGCCTTTCGGCGGCGCCGTTTGCGGTCCCCGTCGCGCTCGTCTCCATCCTGATGGCGATCGTCTACGACAGCCGCGTGGCCGCCTTCGCGACGCTCTCGCTCGGGCTTCTGGCGGGTCTGATCTTCGGCGGCAACTTCGAGATCGCGTTCGCAACCATCTTTGCGGGCCTGCTCGGCGTGTTCTCCGTCCGCGACGTCAAAAACCGGACGCAGCTCCTGGCCTCCGGCGGCGTGGTGTTCCTCGCCTACGCGCTCGTCATCTTCGCCTACGCGCTGCTCCGTGCCGACCCGTTCGGGGACCGGCTGGTCTACGAACTCCTCGCTGCGGGCATCAACGCGGTCTTGCTGCTCCTCGTCTGGCCCATCCTCGTAGGCATCGAGCGCGGGTTCAGCGTGACGACCGATATCACGCTTCTGGAGCTTTCGGACACGAACCGGCCCGTGCTGAAGGAGCTCTCGATGCGTGCTCCGGGCACATTCAACCACTCGCTCCAGGTCGCCAACCTTGCCGAGGCCGCCGCCGACGCCATCGGCGCGAACGCGCTGCGCACCCGCGTGGGCGCGATCTACCACGACATCGGGAAGATGCTCAAGCCCGAGTACTTCATTGAGAACCAGCAGCCCGGCGAGAACCCGCACGAAAAGCTGAAGCCGTCGATGAGCGCGATCGTGATCGCGGCGCACGTCAAAGACGGGCTCGAACTCGGCCGCGAGAACAAGCTCCCGAAGGTGGTCCTGGACTTTATCGGCACGCACCATGGGACGGGCTTGATCGAGTATTTCTACCGCAAGGCCAAGGAGGCCGCTGGCGACGACGCTGATCAGGTCAAGGAAGCAGAGTTCCGCTATCCCGGCCCGCGCCCGCAGACGAACGAGCAGGCCATCGTGATGCTCGCAGACTCCGTGGAGGCGGCCTCGCGTTCGCTCCAGAAGCCAAACCCGCGCCGCCTCCGCTCGCTCGTAGAGGCCATCTTCGCTTCCCGCGTCGCCGACGGCCAACTCGACGATACCGACCTCACCTTTTCGGACCTCGCCAAGATCCGCGAGACGTTCCACACGCTACTCTGCGGCATCTACCACTTCCGCGTGAAGTACCCCGGTCAGGAGAGCGAAGACGAGAGCGCGCCTCCGCCGGACCCCGACAAGGCCCCTCCGCAAGAGGCCGGGCTGGACGTCTCGGTCCCAGACGATGCCCCGCTCCCGACCGCCCCGCCAGAGGCCGAAGGGTTGGGCAAGCAACCGATGAGCTAG
- the ispD gene encoding 2-C-methyl-D-erythritol 4-phosphate cytidylyltransferase — translation MTTDQTWAVVPAAGVGSRMGGEAGDPAKQFRELDGAPVLVHTLRALASALGVTGLVVVVGEEEVEPVRQLLSQDAPLADALKAVVAGGATRQASVARGVAHVPDEVGIVLVHDAVRPFVRAEDIEAVIQAVRASGAAALAVPVADTLRRGASGRFEATVDREGLWRMQTPQGSRREVLADALARAEREGWTATDEVGVLQRTGAAVALVEGDERNIKLTRPSDWLLARALWAHREM, via the coding sequence ATGACGACAGATCAGACGTGGGCCGTCGTGCCCGCTGCGGGCGTCGGCTCGCGGATGGGCGGCGAGGCAGGCGATCCTGCGAAGCAATTCCGCGAACTGGACGGAGCGCCCGTTCTCGTCCACACGCTCCGCGCGCTGGCCTCCGCGCTTGGGGTGACGGGGCTCGTGGTCGTGGTGGGGGAGGAGGAAGTGGAGCCCGTCCGTCAGCTGTTGTCGCAAGACGCCCCTCTGGCGGACGCCCTCAAAGCCGTCGTCGCGGGCGGCGCGACGCGCCAGGCATCGGTCGCCAGAGGCGTCGCGCATGTGCCCGACGAGGTCGGCATCGTGCTCGTCCACGATGCGGTGCGTCCGTTCGTGCGAGCGGAGGACATCGAGGCCGTGATCCAGGCGGTTCGCGCCTCTGGCGCCGCGGCGCTCGCCGTTCCAGTGGCCGACACGCTCCGGCGCGGCGCCAGCGGCCGGTTCGAGGCGACCGTGGACCGCGAGGGCCTCTGGCGGATGCAAACGCCGCAGGGCTCCCGTCGCGAAGTTCTGGCCGATGCGCTCGCACGCGCCGAACGGGAGGGCTGGACCGCGACCGACGAGGTCGGCGTGCTGCAACGGACGGGCGCGGCGGTGGCGCTCGTGGAGGGCGACGAGCGCAACATCAAGCTGACGCGGCCCTCAGACTGGCTCCTCGCGCGGGCGCTCTGGGCGCACCGCGAGATGTAG
- the ispF gene encoding 2-C-methyl-D-erythritol 2,4-cyclodiphosphate synthase codes for MRIGHGYDVHRLKEGRRLVLGGVEIPSEVGLDGHSDADVLAHAITDALLGAAAMGDIGAHFPDTDAEWKDADSIGLLREIVRRIGARGWRVGNVDSTVVLQAPKLRPHIDTMRQRLADAMGVDLDAVSVKATTGEGMGWVGSGEGAAAHAVALLLPQYEGTGASGARGE; via the coding sequence ATGCGCATAGGCCACGGCTACGACGTTCACCGCCTGAAAGAAGGCCGCCGCCTCGTCCTCGGAGGCGTCGAGATCCCATCGGAGGTCGGCCTCGACGGGCACTCGGACGCCGACGTGCTCGCGCACGCCATTACGGACGCGCTCCTGGGCGCCGCCGCAATGGGAGACATCGGCGCGCACTTCCCGGATACCGATGCCGAGTGGAAGGACGCCGACAGCATTGGCCTCTTGCGCGAGATCGTGCGCCGCATCGGTGCCAGAGGCTGGCGCGTGGGCAACGTGGACTCTACCGTCGTGCTACAAGCGCCCAAGCTCCGCCCCCACATCGATACCATGCGCCAGAGGCTGGCCGACGCGATGGGCGTGGACCTCGACGCCGTCTCGGTGAAAGCGACGACGGGGGAGGGGATGGGCTGGGTCGGCTCCGGCGAAGGCGCCGCCGCGCACGCCGTCGCGCTCCTCTTGCCTCAGTACGAGGGCACCGGGGCCTCTGGCGCCAGAGGCGAATGA
- a CDS encoding DedA family protein, with product MMESVQGLADWLAALPPLGIYGVLFAVSYLENIVPPIWGDTLIVLCGWLVGIGTIAFVPTVAIATLGGSLGFMTLYAVGHRLDEAIADPTRLRWIPRGPLAAAERWLKRWGMGVVVANRFLAGGRSVVSLLAGASRLPVLRTTIWATLSALLWCALLVAAGSWVGTRWDIVLNALGTYGKVITALVGGIVLIGAVRWVRGRRGRRAAPQETEKTPP from the coding sequence ATGATGGAATCCGTCCAGGGGCTCGCGGACTGGCTGGCGGCGTTGCCTCCGCTGGGCATCTACGGCGTGCTCTTCGCGGTCTCGTACCTGGAGAACATCGTGCCGCCCATCTGGGGAGACACACTGATCGTGCTCTGCGGCTGGCTCGTCGGCATCGGCACCATCGCGTTCGTGCCCACGGTCGCCATCGCGACGCTCGGCGGCTCGCTGGGGTTTATGACGCTCTACGCCGTCGGCCACAGGCTGGACGAAGCCATCGCCGATCCCACGCGCTTGCGGTGGATCCCGCGCGGGCCTCTGGCGGCGGCCGAGCGGTGGCTGAAACGATGGGGGATGGGCGTCGTGGTGGCGAACCGGTTTCTGGCAGGCGGTCGGTCGGTGGTCTCGCTACTCGCTGGCGCGTCGCGGTTGCCTGTTCTCCGGACGACCATCTGGGCGACGCTCAGCGCTCTCTTGTGGTGCGCGCTTCTCGTCGCGGCTGGCTCGTGGGTGGGGACGCGATGGGATATCGTGCTGAACGCGCTCGGGACGTACGGCAAAGTCATCACGGCGCTGGTCGGCGGGATCGTGCTCATCGGAGCCGTGCGGTGGGTACGAGGCCGGAGGGGCCGACGCGCCGCACCCCAAGAAACCGAGAAGACACCCCCATAA
- a CDS encoding winged helix-turn-helix domain-containing protein: MAIRRTTRSTAASGVASGVPDLDPVIHQRVRLGIVSALAAGGATSFTDLKAVLELTDGNLSVHARKLEEAGYLRVTKSFVDRMPHTEFDLTDAGRAALASYLDQMEAVIQAARP; this comes from the coding sequence ATGGCCATCCGACGTACCACACGATCCACCGCAGCCTCTGGCGTCGCTAGCGGCGTGCCCGACCTCGACCCGGTGATTCACCAGCGGGTGAGATTGGGGATCGTGAGCGCCCTCGCGGCGGGTGGCGCGACGAGCTTTACCGACCTCAAGGCCGTGTTGGAGTTGACCGACGGCAACCTCTCCGTCCACGCGCGAAAGCTGGAAGAGGCCGGATACCTCCGCGTCACGAAGTCCTTCGTAGACCGGATGCCCCACACCGAGTTCGACCTGACTGACGCGGGCCGGGCCGCGCTCGCGAGCTATCTGGACCAGATGGAAGCCGTCATCCAGGCCGCGAGGCCATAG